A single genomic interval of Parvularculales bacterium harbors:
- the gltX gene encoding glutamate--tRNA ligase has translation MAAQQVITRFAPSPSGYLHIGGARTALFNWLYARHYRGKFLLRIEDTDRDRSTDEAVSAILDGLRWLELDWDEEPVFQYSRRERHTQIANGLLESGEAYHCYCTPETLTEMREKAKREGKPIRYDGRCRNLEKTPSTSTDIKPVLRIRMPQAGKTTLQDLVQGTVTVPAAALDDFILLRSDGSPTYMLSVVVDDHDMAVSHVIRGDDHLTNALRQLRLYKALNWITPTFAHIPLIHGVDGAKLSKRHGALGLESYCKQGYLPETLRNYLNRLGWSHGNDEIFSTDQAIEWFTLDKVGRSPARFDKNKLKNLNGHYIRIGDDTLLMRVLTPLLQERYEVFSSDREEQVRSLLPALKERTSTVVELADGVAFLFAERPLVLDAKADTLINEGTKPHLQDIAERLSTLQDWTPEALNKTIRDYAETHDIGLGKIAQPLRAALTGSSISPGIFDVLRALGKSETLARLQDQISG, from the coding sequence ATGGCAGCGCAACAAGTAATCACTCGTTTTGCTCCTTCCCCATCAGGATATTTACATATCGGTGGCGCACGCACGGCTTTGTTTAACTGGCTTTATGCCCGCCATTATAGAGGAAAGTTTCTTTTGCGTATTGAAGATACGGATCGTGACCGCTCTACAGATGAAGCGGTATCTGCCATTCTCGATGGCTTGCGTTGGCTGGAATTGGACTGGGACGAAGAGCCAGTTTTTCAGTATTCCCGTAGAGAGCGCCATACTCAGATTGCCAATGGCCTTTTAGAGAGTGGTGAAGCCTATCACTGCTACTGCACACCTGAAACTTTGACAGAAATGCGCGAAAAGGCGAAGCGTGAGGGAAAGCCTATCCGCTACGATGGACGATGTCGGAATCTCGAAAAAACCCCCTCTACCTCCACCGATATAAAGCCCGTACTGCGTATCCGCATGCCACAAGCGGGAAAAACAACCTTGCAAGACCTTGTGCAGGGCACAGTAACAGTTCCTGCAGCCGCACTGGATGATTTCATTCTCTTACGTAGTGATGGCTCTCCTACCTATATGTTATCGGTTGTTGTTGATGACCATGATATGGCCGTAAGTCATGTTATTCGTGGGGACGACCATTTAACCAACGCCTTACGTCAACTGAGACTTTATAAAGCTCTTAACTGGATTACCCCCACCTTTGCCCATATTCCTCTTATTCACGGGGTTGATGGTGCAAAATTATCCAAACGTCATGGCGCTCTGGGCCTGGAAAGCTATTGCAAACAGGGGTATTTACCTGAAACTCTTCGCAATTATCTAAACCGTCTTGGGTGGAGCCATGGAAATGACGAGATTTTTTCCACGGATCAGGCCATAGAGTGGTTCACCTTGGATAAGGTGGGACGCTCTCCGGCACGGTTTGACAAGAATAAACTGAAAAACCTCAATGGCCATTACATACGAATCGGCGATGATACTCTGTTGATGAGAGTGCTTACTCCCCTGTTGCAAGAGCGCTATGAGGTATTTAGTTCCGACCGTGAAGAACAGGTTAGATCTCTCCTACCAGCCTTGAAAGAACGTACAAGCACAGTGGTAGAGTTAGCAGATGGCGTTGCATTTCTATTTGCCGAGCGCCCTCTTGTTCTTGATGCTAAGGCTGATACACTCATTAATGAGGGTACAAAACCTCACTTGCAGGATATTGCCGAGCGCCTATCAACCCTGCAAGACTGGACGCCGGAGGCTCTTAATAAAACTATCCGCGATTATGCCGAAACTCATGACATAGGATTGGGAAAAATTGCTCAACCTCTGCGCGCCGCTCTGACAGGTAGTAGCATCTCACCGGGTATTTTTGACGTTTTACGGGCGTTAGGAAAAAGCGAAACTCTGGCGCGGTTACAGGATCAGATTAGCGGTTAA
- a CDS encoding ComEC/Rec2 family competence protein, giving the protein MQLSTPENEEYKSKILPRLWLSISVAMWRIFGVFLIERVWGILEKEREQWFLWIPILMGVGISVYFLWPTEPTLVAYGVLVIVFLFCLPGLWAKPWVFLLSASVLAVSAGFLAAGHRAYQVQAPVLQASMKGVEVEGRIISLEYQENGKGARWILEPSYIETLPIDALPHRIRLRSHTMPEHFMPGDSIWARALLNPLPGPVEPGAYHYGRRLWFEQNGATGVTFGPPYPLRAQVKSDVMTAVHAIRVDITKRIQAVLDNPEGGIASALITGHREAIPKQAEQALRDSGLAHILAISGLHVAMVSGLLFWLMRWLLLRLPSVALRLPVRKWAAGAALAGALFYLVISGASIATQRASIMIAIMTIAVMLDRPALTMRNIAIAAILVLLVQPESLLEAGFQMSFAATMALIAVYEGRGDRIESWFSGKQAGLIKTGSRYAATLVLTSLIAGTATGLFAAYHFNRFAVYGLIANLLAVPLLGAIVMPLVLLSVALMPLGLEAYPLHGAGMAINSIVWFGREIASWLGAIHHMPSGAPWTLALLAIGGGWLCLWHYSWRWWGVLPIIVAVVLPLFEARPDILIDRQGRTVGLLHEGLRYSARPRRGTYAVGIWRKRDGSPLKPANLAQSSPWQCTDEECSAELADGRTVVLAETLISLDRQCQQADIVITPLSVETPCPSADLFIRGRDLESHGAHGIYLEKDGLHTQRLSRNTRQRPWGP; this is encoded by the coding sequence ATGCAACTAAGCACGCCAGAGAACGAAGAATATAAATCAAAAATCTTGCCGAGGCTATGGTTATCAATTTCCGTTGCTATGTGGCGTATCTTTGGAGTGTTTCTCATTGAAAGGGTGTGGGGGATTCTGGAAAAAGAAAGAGAGCAGTGGTTTTTGTGGATTCCCATTTTGATGGGGGTTGGCATAAGCGTCTATTTTCTGTGGCCAACGGAGCCGACTCTTGTTGCTTATGGGGTGCTTGTTATCGTTTTTTTGTTTTGCCTGCCCGGATTATGGGCCAAGCCGTGGGTATTTCTGCTATCAGCATCTGTTCTCGCTGTCAGCGCTGGTTTTCTGGCTGCCGGGCATAGGGCATATCAGGTTCAAGCACCAGTCTTACAGGCGTCAATGAAAGGCGTTGAGGTGGAGGGCAGGATTATATCTCTTGAGTATCAAGAAAACGGAAAAGGTGCCCGCTGGATTCTCGAACCCTCATACATTGAGACTTTACCTATTGATGCTCTACCTCATCGGATTAGATTGCGCTCTCATACCATGCCGGAACATTTTATGCCGGGAGACAGCATTTGGGCGCGAGCGCTTTTGAACCCTCTACCCGGGCCGGTTGAACCCGGAGCATATCATTATGGCCGGCGTTTGTGGTTTGAGCAGAATGGGGCAACGGGGGTGACATTCGGTCCACCTTACCCTCTCCGTGCACAAGTAAAATCAGATGTTATGACAGCAGTGCATGCCATACGCGTGGATATAACCAAGCGTATTCAGGCTGTTCTGGATAATCCGGAAGGGGGGATAGCCTCTGCCCTTATCACAGGTCATAGAGAGGCTATTCCAAAGCAAGCTGAACAAGCATTGCGAGATTCCGGTCTGGCGCACATTCTGGCTATTTCTGGACTTCATGTGGCCATGGTAAGTGGTCTTTTATTCTGGCTCATGCGTTGGCTTCTCTTAAGACTACCGTCGGTAGCGCTCCGTTTACCGGTACGTAAATGGGCGGCGGGGGCGGCTCTTGCGGGGGCTTTATTCTATTTAGTTATTTCCGGCGCTTCTATTGCCACTCAACGTGCCTCTATCATGATTGCGATTATGACGATTGCGGTTATGCTGGACAGGCCCGCTCTGACAATGCGCAATATTGCCATTGCCGCCATACTTGTTCTTCTTGTTCAACCGGAGAGTTTGCTGGAGGCTGGATTTCAAATGTCCTTTGCGGCCACAATGGCACTTATCGCCGTTTATGAGGGGAGAGGGGATAGAATAGAAAGCTGGTTCTCCGGTAAGCAAGCCGGATTGATAAAAACCGGCAGTCGATATGCTGCTACCCTTGTACTTACCAGTCTAATTGCTGGAACGGCGACGGGTCTTTTTGCTGCCTACCATTTTAACCGATTTGCCGTTTATGGTTTAATAGCTAATTTGCTGGCTGTACCCTTGTTGGGAGCCATCGTTATGCCTCTGGTTCTTTTATCTGTGGCACTGATGCCCTTGGGACTCGAAGCCTATCCTCTTCATGGTGCGGGCATGGCTATTAATAGCATTGTGTGGTTCGGAAGAGAGATCGCTTCATGGCTTGGTGCCATACACCACATGCCATCCGGTGCACCATGGACTCTTGCTCTTTTGGCTATTGGCGGGGGCTGGTTATGCCTATGGCATTATTCATGGCGATGGTGGGGAGTGCTGCCTATTATTGTAGCGGTTGTATTACCTTTATTTGAGGCGCGTCCCGATATTCTTATTGACCGGCAGGGTCGTACCGTTGGTTTGCTCCATGAGGGGCTTAGATATTCAGCGCGTCCACGCCGGGGAACCTATGCTGTGGGAATCTGGCGAAAGCGAGACGGTTCACCGCTAAAACCTGCCAATCTTGCTCAATCATCACCATGGCAGTGTACGGATGAGGAATGTTCTGCCGAACTGGCTGATGGGCGTACTGTTGTGCTGGCCGAAACTCTCATTTCCCTTGATCGACAATGTCAACAAGCGGATATTGTTATCACACCGCTTTCTGTTGAAACGCCATGCCCTTCAGCTGATCTGTTTATCAGAGGTCGTGATCTGGAGTCCCATGGAGCCCATGGAATCTATCTGGAGAAAGATGGCTTGCACACACAAAGATTGTCCCGGAACACACGTCAACGCCCTTGGGGACCTTAA
- the lexA gene encoding transcriptional repressor LexA translates to MLTPKQHELLMFINERIRERGVSPSFDEMREALQLRSKSGIHRLIKALEARGFLRRLPYRARALEVLRLPVAAASKSTSDDRDASAHGTSAHDVSRDDIVQGSFPSTSSTAPIVEVQIMGRIAAGTPVEVIQQNMGSVEMPADALGSGEHYALEVKGDSMINAGILDGDTIIIKRTETVNNGDIVVAFIDDEEATLKRLRRKGTTLALEPANPAYETRIFSPERVKIQGKMVNLMRHY, encoded by the coding sequence ATGCTTACACCCAAGCAGCATGAATTGCTTATGTTTATCAACGAACGAATCAGGGAGCGCGGTGTTTCCCCTTCCTTTGATGAGATGAGGGAAGCTCTTCAGCTACGCTCAAAATCTGGCATTCACCGCCTTATTAAGGCTCTGGAGGCACGCGGGTTTTTGCGACGCCTACCCTATCGCGCCCGCGCCTTGGAGGTTTTGAGACTTCCGGTCGCTGCCGCCTCAAAATCAACATCTGACGATCGTGACGCTTCAGCACATGGGACGTCAGCCCATGACGTTTCAAGAGACGATATTGTTCAGGGGTCTTTCCCGTCAACTTCTTCAACAGCGCCTATCGTAGAAGTACAAATCATGGGACGTATCGCTGCCGGCACACCTGTTGAGGTTATACAACAAAATATGGGGTCTGTGGAAATGCCTGCCGATGCCCTTGGGTCAGGGGAGCATTACGCCCTTGAAGTAAAAGGTGATTCCATGATTAATGCGGGCATTTTAGATGGCGATACGATTATCATTAAACGTACCGAAACGGTTAACAATGGCGATATTGTCGTTGCTTTCATTGATGATGAAGAAGCGACCCTTAAAAGATTACGCCGCAAAGGGACTACTCTGGCCTTAGAACCGGCAAATCCTGCCTATGAGACTCGTATTTTCAGCCCTGAGCGAGTCAAGATTCAAGGTAAGATGGTTAACCTTATGAGGCATTATTGA
- the trpC gene encoding indole-3-glycerol phosphate synthase TrpC — translation MAAILDKITDYKREEIAYAKQSFPLKSLRDVARQAPPVRPFREALLKAVDEKKVALIAEIKKASPTAGIIREDFNPTTIARAYEAGGASCLSVLTDTPSFQGSPDFLKQARGATSLPVLRKDFMLDPYQIVESRALGADCVLIIMAMISDDKARLLYDEASKWGMAVLAEVHDEPELTRALNLTNAVIGINNRNLKTFVTDIAVTERLAPSAPTDRLLVSESGIKRPNDIDRLMACGAHGFLVGESLMRADDIEAATHMLLSCSHE, via the coding sequence GTGGCAGCTATATTGGACAAAATTACCGATTATAAACGTGAAGAAATTGCCTACGCCAAACAATCATTCCCACTGAAAAGTCTGAGAGATGTGGCAAGGCAAGCGCCTCCGGTGCGTCCCTTCCGTGAGGCATTACTGAAGGCCGTGGATGAAAAAAAAGTAGCGCTGATTGCTGAAATCAAAAAAGCTAGTCCAACAGCAGGCATCATTCGTGAAGATTTTAATCCGACGACCATTGCCCGTGCCTACGAAGCGGGAGGGGCCTCTTGCCTTTCGGTCTTGACTGATACTCCCTCTTTTCAAGGGTCTCCTGATTTTTTAAAACAGGCCCGTGGCGCCACATCATTACCTGTCTTGCGCAAGGATTTCATGCTTGACCCCTATCAGATTGTTGAGTCCCGTGCTCTTGGGGCAGACTGTGTCCTTATCATTATGGCTATGATTAGCGATGATAAGGCCAGGCTTTTATACGATGAAGCCTCTAAGTGGGGCATGGCAGTTCTGGCGGAAGTTCATGATGAACCAGAATTGACCCGCGCTCTTAATTTAACAAACGCAGTTATCGGTATTAATAACCGTAATCTCAAGACTTTTGTAACAGACATTGCCGTTACGGAGCGGCTGGCTCCCTCAGCCCCAACGGACCGTCTTTTGGTATCTGAAAGTGGCATCAAAAGGCCGAACGATATAGACCGCCTTATGGCGTGTGGTGCTCATGGATTTTTGGTAGGAGAGAGCCTGATGCGCGCTGATGATATTGAAGCCGCCACCCACATGCTTTTGTCATGTTCTCATGAGTAG
- the moaC gene encoding cyclic pyranopterin monophosphate synthase MoaC: MKKLSHIDEAGNAVMVNITDKLESMRQATAAGRIIMSSEALDMVLEGRARKGDVLGVARLAGIMAAKRTSDLIPLCHPLSLSGVTVNFTSNKEVSGIEVVACVKITGRTGVEMEALTAVSVACLTIYDMIKAIDRGAYIEELHVRHKSGGKSGEWYAPPDKL; the protein is encoded by the coding sequence ATAAAGAAACTCTCTCACATAGATGAGGCCGGTAACGCTGTCATGGTAAATATCACCGATAAGCTGGAGAGCATGCGTCAAGCCACGGCGGCTGGGCGCATCATTATGTCATCAGAGGCGCTGGATATGGTATTGGAAGGTCGGGCAAGAAAAGGTGATGTTTTAGGAGTAGCCCGTCTGGCTGGTATTATGGCGGCCAAACGTACCAGTGATTTGATACCTTTGTGTCATCCCCTGTCTCTATCTGGTGTTACTGTCAATTTTACTTCCAATAAGGAGGTAAGCGGGATCGAGGTTGTAGCGTGCGTTAAGATTACCGGTCGCACCGGCGTTGAAATGGAGGCTCTCACCGCCGTTAGTGTGGCGTGCCTTACCATATATGACATGATTAAGGCCATAGACCGGGGGGCTTATATTGAGGAATTGCATGTACGCCATAAATCTGGCGGAAAATCCGGAGAATGGTACGCTCCTCCGGATAAATTATGA